ATGTATTTCAGAACTCTGGTAAAGTAAGACTTCTCACCGGTCTCAGTGAACTGAGTCTGTGTTGGTCCCTGATTATTTCTCTGCGCTCCCCTCTTACAGACACCGCTATTCTCCCCCCTCCTCAAGACCACCACGCCCATCTCCCGAGTCTTTGTTCTCCTCAGGACCTTCAGGGCCTCCCAGTGGGCGTAGCTGCCCAGTGACGTGCCGTTGATTGACAAGACCTGGTCCCCTTCCCTTATGGAGCCTTCCTGGGCTGCAACACCGGAGTGAAACACCTTGTGAACCTGAGGAGAACACATCGTAAGACAAATGAAGAGACTGAGGACAAcgcatttaaatattttcaaaaaataaagcagaaagggATGTTTCCTCACAGTGACTGGCTTGTTCTGATCAACGCCTCCTGCCACACTGAAGCCCAGTCCCACTCCTATGTCCTTATGAAGAACCACCACCTGCACATCGTCATAGTCCTGCAAAACCAGAAGgcagagagaatgagaaagaaGTTGGAATTGCACACTTTTTGGACTGTGTACGGCTGATATTGTGGTTTGTACGAAAAGTGACATCATTCATGGTAATGATAAGATTGTTGGCTCAAAATCACGAAAAATGACTGATGCTGCTGTTTGTACCTGAAGGGTGCTGTCCCCAACACTCCTGACATCCTCCAGCAGCCTGTCCAGCTCCTCGCTGGGCATCACTGACACACAGGACAGAGCAGACATGTCGGAGCTCAGCGAGGCTGTCCGTTGGCTTGTATATTGCCAGTCATTGCTGTCATCCTCAGATTCATTCTCAACTCCAGCAAAGTTGCACAGATCTGAAAGACTATAAAGAAGAAGGACAAGAACAAATCTGATAACTTGTTGAATGTGAATTGCTTCAGCATGTCAGAAATGTGATAATATATAAACAGTACCTACCGGACGCAAAAGCTCTTGTGATCAGACTGGCTCATGTTACTAGTGATGGTCACCGAGGACTCTCCAGAATCTGAATCATAGTTTGAATCCTCATCCCTCTGTGTActttcatcatcatcctcctcgtCATagtcatcttcatcatcattcCAACCCTTAATATCTGGGTTCCAGCCAGCTACCCAAGCATCCAACACCTGTTTGTTCCCATGTGGAGCAGCTGTATCGACATCTGGAGAGATGAGGTTGAAGAAGTTGCTGTGGGACGAGGTAGCAAGGGGACGAGGGGAATTTTGTCCGGAAGCTTTGGCTGCTTGTGTGAGGACAGAAGTGCTTTCATTTCCACTTTCTGCAAAGGGAATGATGTTTGCTGTGGTTGGTGAAAGAAAGGGTGAGTGGTTTGAAGAGTTTGTTGGAGTCTTGTCTTCATCACTAACAGGTGAAACAACTCTAGTGGATGTTGTTTTGTGCACACCAGCGGAAGTGTCACATGAGTCAAACAGCAGTGAGGGTTGCGGTCTCTCGTTTGCCTCCTCAGGGCTAGAGATTTTGTAGAAATCTGTCTCGTCTATGTGAAATTTTCTGCGTTGTGTTTGAGCTCCTCCATATAGCGGGATTTGTAGTGTACTTTTGAGTCTGGAATATTTACCAAAATCTTCAGCACAGTTGTTACTGCTATACGTTCCTTTCTCTTCATTCTCAACCATAACATTTCCTTCTCTCGCTTTCCTTCCTAATCTTAGTCCAACCTCGTCCACCGACAAAGACCTTTGTGACACCATCTCCTTTCTTGCTCCTGTAAATGTCTCCTCGGTTTCATTAcctgcctcctctctctcttttaatccCTCCCACTTGTATCTCAATCCATCTATCGCTTTTGCCGACCCGCTCTTTTTCACTCCGCCATGAGCACAACTGAGTTGTGTTGGCACAGAAAAGGCCCGTCTCGGCACCAGGACCTGTCCTGTAGCCAAACCCTGGACTCTCTGTGTGAGAGCCTCAAACTGGTTGATCTTATTTCTCACACTGGCTGCAGAGGCGGTCGGCAACCCCTTCTTCTCTACTGGTTTCATTGTGATTTTCTGTATCTTGGACTCAAAGACATCTTCATCACTGCTGCTATTGTTTaatatgttattttcttttgctcCAACAtctatctcttcttcttcaagCCACCCAGTTATTTCTCTCAACTTCCCTGTTATTCCATTTGTCTCGCCCTTCATCCCACCCGGGGTGCCATTTGCCCTTCTCTCTCTTAAACCAGACAAATTACTCAAAGAAACTGATCTCTCTTCTTCTAAGAAAGTGTTTGACAGTGGAGGTGCATTAATTCCTTTTGAAGCCCTTGCAGATCGTAGCTTAGCTGCTACAGAGGACCTGCTCCATGCTCTATCCAGAGATCTAGTGCCCATTTCCTCTGACCCTCTAACACAGTTAACCCCCTCTTCTTCTGAACACCTGCCTTGGATCTTTCCCTGCCACTGACACCCTGAGAATCTCTCCCTGGTCCTGCTTGTCTCTGGGGAGAGCAAAGTTTTAGAAGAGACTTTTTGTGTGCAGGTAAAGGACTTCTTGCTTTGCACTGGCATGTGGCTACTTTTCTCCCCTGATAAGAAATGCCTGGGGAGGGTTTCTTCAGATGCCCTGTCATATGAGCTCTGCTGTGACGAGGTGAGGATATCTGGGGTTGTTTCTTGGTAATGGGACACCACAGGGGTAGAGAAGTTGTTAATTTTGCTGCAATCCTCCAGTTTACCATAACCAGCCGAACTGTAGAGTCTCTCAATCCGTTCCATTATACTCTGACCTCCTTTAGGCCCAAACAAAGTAGATGTTCCTCTGACACCAGAGCCAGGTCCAGACAGGGACCTCAACCTAGTGGGGAGAGAATGACCCTTACTGGCCACATCCAAAGTCTTACTCGTGTCCTTCACTGGGCTTCTCTCTCGAACATTACTTGTTCCCTCAGAGTTATAGGCCTGTACTGAAGACATCACGCTGGTCCTCACGCCTTCAACTCCAGTCTTTCTTTCATCCAAGCCTCGTTTGGTTGACAACATAAACGTGTCCGAAATTTTGCCCCGACCAGGGCTTGATACCCCTGTCCTCCAATCTAAACTCTTACTTCTACTTAACAGGTTGTATCTCCTCCAGTCTGTCCTgtcttgtttttcaaatgcaggGTTACAGTTTCTACTTCTGTCAGTGCCAAACTCTGTAGTAGTTTTGTCTGCTGTGCCATTCTGGTTCAACTTGGTAGACATTTTATTGCCTGACGTTTCCTTCTCCTCATATTGACCTTTGACACTGCTTTGACTCCCATTCCTGCTGTGATAACCAGTGACTGGGCGATCCTCCTTGTTTGTACCATTTGTGCCCGTGTGTGTACcatatctctcttttttaccGAGTTCCTCAGTGGTCTCCCTCTCCTTCAAAAAACATCTGGGTTTCCTAACACCTGGCCCGCAAGTTAGACTGTAAGAGGGAGAGTTTGCTGAGCGGACAGTGAAGCGTGCTCCTGTCCTCTGCTTTTCGTACTCACTCACTGGAGTAGGGAGCATGGACAAGTCCATTGTCTGAGAATAAACAAAGTTAATGACCTGCTGTCAAGTGCCAAATCCCAAAAAGAGAGCAGAAGAGGAAACTTGATATTTAAGCAATTCCAAGCAACCGTCTTTTAGACTGCAATCTGGAAGAAAGTttgtctgcagctgtgtgtaaAAAGCAGTGACACAGTGGAAAAAATTACAGCCCTCTCAGTAGTTTCTTGCACAGAAACAAATCCTATATTGGAAAGCATTTCAGCGATGCTCCTGATGATTCTCTGTTTTGTGGTCTAGATGAGAGGAGTCGTCTGGGATCCTCTCCTTGATTTCTTGTCGTTCTGTCCCTTGGAGTCTTCGGTTCCCCCAGTACAACTTCAGGAAACTGCTCCCATTGCCTGCCAAGCATAATAATGTACAAATTTCCGTCCTGAGAATGGATTGGGCTGAAATGTTGTGATATGTGGATTGTGGACACTCTGGCTCCTTAAAATGGTCAAGCAGAATCACAGAGAGGTTGAGGACAGtgaacaaaacacaatacagtagTTTAAAGTGGACAGAATggagaagaaatgaaaatgattagaagaaaagaatagaataaaatatagAGCATGAGGGCCAGAGAACCAAACACAGTACAGAATCCTCACTCCCATCAGTTATGCCATTTTACAACACATCCCTTTTGACATTACATTGACTCCGTGAGCCCATTCACAgaacagtgcactttgttttacacacatacGTATCATAACAATTGTTTACACAAGCAGCACAGTCATGACTACCTGTCGGCGTCAGCAAAACCTGAACCAAAAACTGGAAAAACTCACCTAACTGCAATCTACCCagcaaaaacaatgtattaaagTGTCAAAATGAGTCCCTGCGCAGCACGTATCGGTCCCAAAAGCAAAAGGAGACTGAGTGAAACTTTGTAACAGTGGATTGATCAGATAAGATGGACAAAGAACAGGgaaaattagttttaatttacaTAGAGCCTGTTGAGAGATAGATGGAATTACTGATGGACAATGACTCATTAGGGATATCTGAGTTCACCGCCACGCACAACAGGCATTGTCAGTAAGCCAGTGGAAGCATCTCTGATCACTAATCAAGTCAGATTTTGGATCCAATCATCTCTATGGACATGGAGGAGTCATTGATCTACTGTACAAATACAATAGGACAAAAGAATCAGATAAGCACTGCCTGAACAGCAAGTAACTTTAGGGAACATTCTCTGTGGTTCTTTCTAATGCAAGTGAGCCTGAGTGTCGATTTACAGAAACACCTGTTCTGTTGGGTCACAAAGCCTCCCATCTGGGTAACCTAGGCAACACTGCACTGTTTA
The genomic region above belongs to Etheostoma cragini isolate CJK2018 chromosome 6, CSU_Ecrag_1.0, whole genome shotgun sequence and contains:
- the si:dkey-92i15.4 gene encoding uncharacterized protein si:dkey-92i15.4 isoform X2; translated protein: MDLSMLPTPVSEYEKQRTGARFTVRSANSPSYSLTCGPGVRKPRCFLKERETTEELGKKERYGTHTGTNGTNKEDRPVTGYHSRNGSQSSVKGQYEEKETSGNKMSTKLNQNGTADKTTTEFGTDRSRNCNPAFEKQDRTDWRRYNLLSRSKSLDWRTGVSSPGRGKISDTFMLSTKRGLDERKTGVEGVRTSVMSSVQAYNSEGTSNVRERSPVKDTSKTLDVASKGHSLPTRLRSLSGPGSGVRGTSTLFGPKGGQSIMERIERLYSSAGYGKLEDCSKINNFSTPVVSHYQETTPDILTSSQQSSYDRASEETLPRHFLSGEKSSHMPVQSKKSFTCTQKVSSKTLLSPETSRTRERFSGCQWQGKIQGRCSEEEGVNCVRGSEEMGTRSLDRAWSRSSVAAKLRSARASKGINAPPLSNTFLEEERSVSLSNLSGLRERRANGTPGGMKGETNGITGKLREITGWLEEEEIDVGAKENNILNNSSSDEDVFESKIQKITMKPVEKKGLPTASAASVRNKINQFEALTQRVQGLATGQVLVPRRAFSVPTQLSCAHGGVKKSGSAKAIDGLRYKWEGLKEREEAGNETEETFTGARKEMVSQRSLSVDEVGLRLGRKAREGNVMVENEEKGTYSSNNCAEDFGKYSRLKSTLQIPLYGGAQTQRRKFHIDETDFYKISSPEEANERPQPSLLFDSCDTSAGVHKTTSTRVVSPVSDEDKTPTNSSNHSPFLSPTTANIIPFAESGNESTSVLTQAAKASGQNSPRPLATSSHSNFFNLISPDVDTAAPHGNKQVLDAWVAGWNPDIKGWNDDEDDYDEEDDDESTQRDEDSNYDSDSGESSVTITSNMSQSDHKSFCVRLSDLCNFAGVENESEDDSNDWQYTSQRTASLSSDMSALSCVSVMPSEELDRLLEDVRSVGDSTLQDYDDVQVVVLHKDIGVGLGFSVAGGVDQNKPVTVHKVFHSGVAAQEGSIREGDQVLSINGTSLGSYAHWEALKVLRRTKTREMGVVVLRRGENSGVCKRGAQRNNQGPTQTQFTETGQLLCVRLEKNSRDLGFSLEGGVDSNLGNRPLTVQKIFQGGPVDKVCPGDEVEEIDGMSVVGMRRLEVWSLIRKLPSGPVDLVLRRHPKHLET
- the si:dkey-92i15.4 gene encoding uncharacterized protein si:dkey-92i15.4 isoform X1, with translation MDLSMLPTPVSEYEKQRTGARFTVRSANSPSYSLTCGPGVRKPRCFLKERETTEELGKKERYGTHTGTNGTNKEDRPVTGYHSRNGSQSSVKGQYEEKETSGNKMSTKLNQNGTADKTTTEFGTDRSRNCNPAFEKQDRTDWRRYNLLSRSKSLDWRTGVSSPGRGKISDTFMLSTKRGLDERKTGVEGVRTSVMSSVQAYNSEGTSNVRERSPVKDTSKTLDVASKGHSLPTRLRSLSGPGSGVRGTSTLFGPKGGQSIMERIERLYSSAGYGKLEDCSKINNFSTPVVSHYQETTPDILTSSQQSSYDRASEETLPRHFLSGEKSSHMPVQSKKSFTCTQKVSSKTLLSPETSRTRERFSGCQWQGKIQGRCSEEEGVNCVRGSEEMGTRSLDRAWSRSSVAAKLRSARASKGINAPPLSNTFLEEERSVSLSNLSGLRERRANGTPGGMKGETNGITGKLREITGWLEEEEIDVGAKENNILNNSSSDEDVFESKIQKITMKPVEKKGLPTASAASVRNKINQFEALTQRVQGLATGQVLVPRRAFSVPTQLSCAHGGVKKSGSAKAIDGLRYKWEGLKEREEAGNETEETFTGARKEMVSQRSLSVDEVGLRLGRKAREGNVMVENEEKGTYSSNNCAEDFGKYSRLKSTLQIPLYGGAQTQRRKFHIDETDFYKISSPEEANERPQPSLLFDSCDTSAGVHKTTSTRVVSPVSDEDKTPTNSSNHSPFLSPTTANIIPFAESGNESTSVLTQAAKASGQNSPRPLATSSHSNFFNLISPDVDTAAPHGNKQVLDAWVAGWNPDIKGWNDDEDDYDEEDDDESTQRDEDSNYDSDSGESSVTITSNMSQSDHKSFCVRLSDLCNFAGVENESEDDSNDWQYTSQRTASLSSDMSALSCVSVMPSEELDRLLEDVRSVGDSTLQDYDDVQVVVLHKDIGVGLGFSVAGGVDQNKPVTVHKVFHSGVAAQEGSIREGDQVLSINGTSLGSYAHWEALKVLRRTKTREMGVVVLRRGENSGVCKRGAQRNNQGPTQTQFTETGQLLCVRLEKNSRDLGFSLEGGVDSNLGNRPLTVQKIFQGGPVDKVCPGDEVEEIDGMSVVGMRRLEVWSLIRKLPSGPVDLVLRRHPKHLET